From the Methanobacterium spitsbergense genome, one window contains:
- a CDS encoding TetR/AcrR family transcriptional regulator, translated as MKILNNKKNTSKPYEKSTKDKIFDVSVDLFSKKGFDAVSMREIGREVGIRESSIYNHYKNKEAILDAIVNFFLSELEASSLPEEQMDELIATSPDMFFEIGAKTFIERMSTPKTEKIWRIISIEVFHNKKIRKFFVEELLETPLKSWEAIFTKMMEENLIKQYDPKILAREYFSYAIFLYFEYFILKYDTDYTSFMDLAWDKMADHAKFILDSIKIDSI; from the coding sequence ATGAAAATTTTGAATAATAAAAAAAATACCTCCAAACCTTATGAAAAATCAACTAAAGACAAAATATTCGATGTATCAGTAGATTTATTTTCAAAAAAAGGTTTCGATGCAGTATCCATGAGGGAAATAGGAAGAGAAGTAGGCATAAGAGAAAGTTCAATTTATAACCATTATAAAAATAAGGAAGCTATATTAGATGCCATAGTAAACTTTTTCTTATCTGAACTTGAAGCCAGCAGTCTGCCTGAAGAACAAATGGACGAATTAATAGCCACAAGTCCAGATATGTTCTTTGAAATTGGAGCAAAGACATTCATTGAACGAATGTCAACTCCAAAGACAGAAAAAATATGGAGGATTATATCTATCGAAGTATTCCACAATAAGAAAATAAGAAAATTTTTCGTAGAAGAGCTTCTTGAAACTCCCTTAAAGAGCTGGGAAGCAATATTCACTAAAATGATGGAAGAAAATCTCATAAAACAGTATGATCCAAAAATACTAGCACGTGAATATTTTTCTTATGCAATATTTCTCTACTTCGAGTACTTCATACTCAAATACGATACAGATTACACATCATTCATGGATTTAGCATGGGATAAAATGGCAGATCATGCAAAATTCATTTTAGATTCAATAAAAATAGATAGTATTTAA
- a CDS encoding polysaccharide pyruvyl transferase family protein: MYVSKMEITPKKKGIENNGVDSKLKFKINTKGENPDKIIRKVMLMGYNGANNTGSETRLISIIEDVRKVLGPDVQITIPTLNEENLRRYIKEDSNLNIAPIPSIFFFAIRTLVKEQDLVLLVEGSCYMDTWTSALLWAFLWTTKCANSFNIPCIAYAVDAGDLSVFNKFLVKREAIKTDLIITRTSYAADKLLKMGVTAPIKHTADSAFTFQTEPEDYNTIKKNWNIETSSETTDDIVGIAVIDFNLWPVVIRPWGRKENLYKWPYYFSRSPKRILASKDLAYKWAAEADRIIETHRKNIAFICMEELDEPLAKNIVNNMRHPKNARIFSSSEFNASQMTEILRNVDFLVTSRYHAAVLSLEARIPQIAVGHDPRLKGLYKDLELDEDYLIDYISERNSINIWNHLSNSIDELIKNPRKNYDKINKGFVEHLAKSKKNRVILKEFLEKKGWDVES; the protein is encoded by the coding sequence ATGTATGTCTCTAAAATGGAAATTACTCCAAAAAAAAAGGGAATTGAAAATAATGGAGTAGATTCAAAATTAAAATTTAAGATAAATACAAAGGGAGAAAATCCAGATAAAATTATTCGTAAAGTTATGTTAATGGGTTATAATGGTGCAAACAACACAGGCTCTGAAACCAGACTTATATCCATAATTGAAGATGTTAGGAAAGTTTTAGGTCCAGATGTACAGATTACCATTCCTACATTAAATGAAGAGAATCTTCGCAGATATATTAAAGAAGATTCCAATTTAAATATAGCCCCTATACCCTCAATCTTTTTTTTTGCCATTAGAACGCTTGTTAAAGAGCAAGATCTTGTTCTGCTAGTTGAAGGAAGTTGTTATATGGACACTTGGACATCTGCACTTCTTTGGGCTTTTTTATGGACAACAAAATGTGCAAATTCTTTCAATATACCATGTATAGCTTATGCTGTAGATGCAGGAGATTTGTCAGTTTTTAATAAGTTTTTAGTGAAAAGAGAAGCAATTAAAACCGATCTTATAATTACCAGAACATCATATGCAGCAGACAAATTACTAAAAATGGGTGTAACCGCACCAATTAAACATACTGCAGACAGTGCATTTACATTCCAAACAGAACCTGAAGATTACAATACAATTAAAAAAAATTGGAACATTGAAACATCCTCAGAAACTACAGATGATATTGTTGGAATAGCAGTTATTGACTTCAATCTTTGGCCAGTTGTAATAAGACCATGGGGCCGCAAGGAAAATCTTTATAAATGGCCATACTACTTTTCTAGATCCCCAAAAAGAATATTGGCAAGTAAAGATTTAGCTTACAAATGGGCAGCAGAAGCAGATAGAATAATTGAAACACATCGAAAGAACATTGCATTTATTTGTATGGAAGAACTTGACGAACCTCTAGCCAAGAATATTGTTAATAATATGAGACATCCTAAAAATGCAAGAATATTTTCATCAAGCGAATTCAATGCATCCCAAATGACAGAAATACTGAGGAATGTTGATTTTCTTGTTACATCCCGTTATCATGCCGCTGTTTTGTCCCTTGAAGCACGCATTCCTCAGATTGCAGTTGGGCATGATCCACGTCTTAAGGGATTATACAAAGACCTTGAATTGGACGAAGATTATCTCATAGATTATATCTCGGAAAGAAATTCCATAAATATCTGGAATCATTTAAGTAATTCTATTGATGAGCTCATTAAAAATCCAAGAAAAAACTATGATAAAATAAATAAAGGTTTCGTAGAACATTTAGCTAAATCAAAGAAAAATCGCGTAATACTCAAGGAATTTCTGGAGAAAAAAGGTTGGGATGTGGAAAGTTGA